The Streptomyces camelliae genome window below encodes:
- a CDS encoding extracellular solute-binding protein, whose product MHTQAGARVSRRRFLALSAGGAAAGAAALSGCALQVSSGVSGSGETVTVMVNSGDITTDQVQQAKKKLGIKINLVKYDITKLIAMLTSGNPPDLVRGVGAVEAAYFAARDVAEELDPYFARSSVLKPDDLDPVNDLWRFDGRTQGRGPRYGMAKDYSQDSMYWYNTSAFDHAGVDYPPETEPITYEAWLENAKRLVQRKNGQTTVFGGSYSGLYRCTLLATMAASAGGSLFNEDFSRADFTTPEVRKALAWYIDYCKTKVGPSLIQPDPNGWDGPTYQAGRMAMSNSGYWLGGMINTDKKLASMSRLAPAPIMAGGRRISACQGGTGLWMPRKAKNKDAAWRVFEWFFGEEPAKDRASGGWGIPTLKSLRPLMPAQTDSQKRVLKAQENELKHFSVVSFTPYARADALDALFNQAAPAAMNGEISADTLAGHLNSVINEQLKRGKEQVG is encoded by the coding sequence ATGCACACCCAGGCCGGCGCTCGTGTGAGCCGCCGTCGTTTCCTCGCCCTCTCAGCGGGCGGTGCCGCGGCAGGGGCGGCGGCACTGAGCGGATGCGCTCTGCAGGTGTCGTCCGGGGTGAGCGGCTCGGGAGAGACCGTCACCGTGATGGTCAACTCCGGCGACATCACCACGGATCAGGTCCAGCAGGCGAAGAAGAAGCTCGGCATCAAGATCAACCTGGTGAAGTACGACATCACCAAGCTCATCGCCATGCTCACCAGTGGCAACCCGCCCGACCTGGTGCGCGGCGTCGGCGCCGTGGAGGCGGCGTACTTCGCGGCACGCGACGTGGCCGAGGAACTGGACCCCTACTTCGCCCGGAGCAGCGTCCTCAAGCCCGACGACCTGGACCCGGTCAACGACCTGTGGCGGTTCGACGGCCGGACCCAGGGCAGGGGCCCGCGCTACGGCATGGCGAAGGACTACTCCCAGGACTCCATGTACTGGTACAACACCTCGGCCTTCGACCACGCGGGCGTCGACTACCCGCCGGAGACCGAACCCATCACCTACGAGGCGTGGCTGGAGAACGCGAAGCGCCTCGTCCAGCGCAAGAACGGCCAGACCACCGTCTTCGGCGGCAGCTACAGCGGCCTGTACCGGTGCACCCTCCTGGCGACCATGGCGGCGTCGGCCGGAGGCAGCCTCTTCAACGAGGACTTCTCCCGGGCCGACTTCACCACCCCCGAGGTCCGCAAGGCGCTGGCCTGGTACATCGACTACTGCAAGACCAAGGTCGGGCCCAGCCTCATCCAGCCCGACCCCAACGGCTGGGACGGACCCACCTACCAGGCCGGGCGGATGGCCATGTCGAACTCCGGCTACTGGCTGGGCGGCATGATCAACACCGACAAGAAGCTGGCTTCGATGTCCCGCCTGGCTCCCGCCCCGATCATGGCGGGCGGCCGGCGGATCAGCGCCTGCCAGGGCGGCACCGGCCTGTGGATGCCCCGCAAGGCGAAGAACAAGGACGCCGCATGGCGGGTCTTCGAGTGGTTCTTCGGTGAGGAGCCCGCCAAGGACCGCGCCTCCGGAGGCTGGGGCATCCCCACTCTGAAGTCCCTGAGGCCGCTGATGCCGGCCCAGACGGACTCCCAGAAGCGCGTGCTGAAGGCGCAGGAGAACGAGCTGAAGCACTTCTCGGTGGTCTCCTTCACCCCCTACGCCAGGGCGGACGCGCTCGACGCCCTCTTCAACCAGGCCGCCCCGGCCGCGATGAACGGCGAGATCTCCGCCGACACCCTTGCGGGACACCTGAACTCGGTCATCAACGAGCAGCTGAAGCGCGGTAAGGAGCAGGTGGGATGA
- a CDS encoding carbohydrate ABC transporter permease gives MSSASSGSRATDVRVRVRVNRLVLYTALVVVTGLFLGPFGWLVLTGLKTQGELAASPVHWLPAHVQWHNFADAFTQIDFLGYARNSLIISLIYATLVTLSSAWVGFGFARLTAPGKKTLFGILLGSMMLPQMVTLLPTYLIFAKLGMVDTYWPWVLWGLSSAPYLVFLFRQFFAGLPRELEEAAIVDGCGYTGIFWRIFLPQSWPVLAASFIIAFTWTWGDYIAPQLLLSTDRTTLAVAVMTTYVTDAGTPVPQLQAAASVMYVVPILLIFLVAQRGFVAGMSTSGLK, from the coding sequence GTGTCCTCCGCGTCCTCGGGGTCTCGCGCCACCGACGTCCGTGTCCGGGTACGCGTCAACCGCCTCGTCCTCTACACCGCCCTGGTCGTCGTCACCGGCCTCTTCCTCGGCCCCTTCGGCTGGCTGGTCCTCACCGGGCTGAAGACCCAGGGCGAACTGGCCGCCTCACCCGTGCACTGGCTGCCCGCACACGTCCAATGGCACAATTTCGCCGACGCCTTCACCCAGATCGACTTCCTCGGCTACGCCCGGAACTCGCTGATCATCTCCCTCATCTATGCCACGCTGGTCACCCTCAGCTCGGCCTGGGTCGGCTTCGGATTCGCCCGGCTGACCGCGCCCGGTAAGAAGACGCTGTTCGGCATCCTCCTCGGCTCGATGATGCTGCCGCAGATGGTCACCCTGCTGCCGACCTACCTGATCTTCGCCAAGCTCGGCATGGTCGACACCTACTGGCCCTGGGTCCTGTGGGGCCTGTCCTCAGCGCCGTACCTGGTCTTCCTCTTCCGGCAGTTCTTCGCCGGTCTGCCACGCGAGCTGGAAGAGGCCGCGATCGTCGACGGCTGCGGCTACACGGGGATCTTCTGGCGGATCTTCCTGCCGCAGTCCTGGCCGGTACTGGCAGCGAGCTTCATCATCGCCTTCACCTGGACCTGGGGCGACTACATCGCCCCGCAGCTGCTGCTGTCCACCGACCGCACCACGCTCGCCGTCGCCGTGATGACCACCTACGTCACCGACGCCGGCACACCCGTCCCCCAACTCCAGGCCGCCGCCTCGGTGATGTACGTCGTCCCCATCCTCCTCATCTTCCTCGTCGCCCAGCGCGGCTTCGTCGCCGGCATGTCCACCTCCGGCCTCAAGTAA
- a CDS encoding glycosyl hydrolase family 28 protein has product MNPSLSRRTALQAAGATVLAAGLSGLATTAARADSADSAPKLVTYPLPSGMPTNTSFKVRVRTAPDGDWQTLDIWRPQLEEINPATGSGKVYNSSMVYFDFRGSAEIEVTYLKGGTTKARIRPDSLGITPDLLGDTLRFTLDEPRDVVVQINDEIFDCLHIVTNHIDPNPPSADDPDILYFGPGVHSVTGNVLTVPSGKTVYLAGGAVLTAQVYFKDVEKAAVTGRGVIASPTNGILCEGSKNIRIEDVIVLNPRGGYVTTLGESQNVHINKLRGFSSRGNGDGIDIFSSSDVVLDGCFLRNSDDCIAIYAHRWNYYGDTRDITVQNCTLWADVAHPVNIGTHGNTDAPEVIENLVIKNLDILDHREPQMNYQGCIALNPGDSNLIQNVRIEDIRIEDFRWGQVLNMRVMYNTKYNTSVGRGIENVYIKNLSYTGTHANPSIFVGYDADHAIKNVTFENLVINGQVIADSMKKPKWYLTTDTIQWYYNEHVQNLTFLTTAEAEAAQTS; this is encoded by the coding sequence ATGAACCCGTCCCTGTCCCGCCGCACCGCCCTCCAAGCGGCCGGCGCCACCGTGCTCGCCGCCGGCCTGTCCGGACTCGCGACCACCGCGGCCCGGGCGGACAGTGCCGACTCGGCCCCGAAGCTGGTCACCTACCCGCTCCCGTCGGGCATGCCGACCAACACCAGCTTCAAGGTGCGGGTGCGCACCGCCCCCGACGGCGACTGGCAGACCCTCGACATCTGGCGGCCGCAGCTGGAGGAGATCAACCCGGCCACCGGCTCGGGCAAGGTCTACAACTCCTCCATGGTGTACTTCGACTTCCGGGGCTCCGCCGAGATCGAGGTCACCTACCTCAAGGGCGGCACCACCAAGGCCCGGATCAGACCCGACTCCCTCGGGATCACGCCCGACCTCCTCGGCGACACCCTGCGCTTCACCCTCGACGAGCCGCGTGACGTCGTCGTCCAGATCAACGACGAGATCTTCGACTGCCTGCACATCGTCACCAATCACATCGACCCGAACCCGCCCTCCGCCGACGACCCCGACATCCTCTACTTCGGCCCCGGCGTGCACTCCGTCACCGGCAACGTCCTCACCGTCCCCAGCGGCAAGACCGTCTACCTGGCAGGCGGCGCCGTCCTGACCGCGCAGGTCTACTTCAAGGACGTGGAGAAGGCCGCCGTCACCGGCCGCGGCGTGATCGCCAGCCCGACCAACGGCATACTCTGCGAGGGCAGCAAGAACATCCGCATCGAGGACGTCATCGTCCTCAACCCCCGCGGCGGCTACGTCACCACCCTCGGCGAGAGCCAGAACGTCCACATCAACAAGCTGCGCGGATTCAGCTCCCGCGGCAACGGCGACGGCATCGACATCTTCTCCTCCAGCGACGTCGTCCTCGACGGCTGCTTCCTGCGCAACTCCGACGACTGCATCGCCATCTACGCCCACCGCTGGAACTACTACGGCGACACCCGCGACATCACCGTCCAGAACTGCACCCTGTGGGCCGACGTCGCCCACCCCGTCAACATCGGCACCCACGGCAACACCGACGCCCCCGAGGTCATCGAGAACCTCGTCATCAAGAACCTCGACATCCTCGACCACCGCGAACCCCAGATGAACTACCAGGGCTGCATCGCCCTCAATCCGGGCGACTCCAACCTGATCCAGAACGTGCGCATCGAGGACATCCGCATCGAGGACTTCCGCTGGGGCCAGGTGCTCAACATGCGGGTGATGTACAACACCAAGTACAACACCTCGGTCGGCCGCGGCATCGAGAACGTCTACATCAAGAACCTCAGCTACACCGGCACCCACGCCAACCCGTCGATCTTCGTCGGCTACGACGCCGACCACGCCATCAAGAACGTCACGTTCGAGAACCTCGTGATCAACGGCCAGGTCATCGCCGACTCGATGAAGAAGCCCAAGTGGTACCTGACCACGGACACGATCCAGTGGTACTACAACGAGCACGTCCAGAACCTGACGTTCCTCACCACCGCCGAGGCCGAGGCGGCTCAGACGTCATGA
- a CDS encoding carbohydrate ABC transporter permease: MTADQIASVTDRPRPLASTGRSRAGGRPRTSVTGRRHRAFYLFTSPWIIGFLLLTVVPMAYALWLSFTTFDGISPHWRYVGLGNYRELFSDSVTWQALGRAGLFAATSVPLSIIAGLALALLVNRPVKGRGVFRTLLYLPAVVPPVGAGIAFKQLFDQNSGAANGILTSLGFDAIGWLADPYARYVLLMTLLWAAGNIMIISLAGLQDVPRELHEAARIDGASAWRTFRSITVPLLSPVLLFQTVTGMIASVQTIMPLLLAPLGDTSGITTVPQSNYLYMMHVFAQYFALGRYGYASALLWVLFVLILVTTGLVFKFTSGVVFYNVDPEAKK, from the coding sequence ATGACAGCCGACCAGATCGCCTCCGTCACGGACCGGCCCCGCCCCCTCGCGAGCACCGGCCGGTCCCGGGCCGGCGGCCGGCCGCGGACCTCCGTGACCGGCCGCAGGCACCGGGCGTTCTACCTGTTCACCTCACCCTGGATCATCGGGTTCCTGCTGCTGACAGTCGTCCCCATGGCGTACGCGCTGTGGTTGAGTTTCACCACCTTCGACGGCATATCACCGCACTGGCGGTACGTCGGACTCGGGAACTACCGCGAGCTGTTCTCGGACTCGGTGACCTGGCAGGCCCTGGGGCGCGCCGGACTGTTCGCCGCGACGTCCGTGCCGCTGTCGATCATCGCGGGACTCGCGCTCGCGCTCCTGGTCAACCGGCCGGTCAAGGGCCGCGGCGTGTTCCGCACCCTGCTCTACCTGCCGGCTGTGGTGCCGCCGGTCGGCGCGGGCATCGCCTTCAAGCAGCTCTTCGACCAGAACTCCGGCGCCGCCAACGGCATTCTGACCTCACTCGGCTTCGACGCCATCGGCTGGCTCGCCGACCCCTACGCCCGCTACGTGCTGCTGATGACGTTGCTCTGGGCCGCCGGAAACATCATGATCATCTCGTTGGCCGGGCTTCAGGACGTACCCCGCGAGCTCCACGAGGCGGCCCGCATCGACGGGGCGAGCGCGTGGCGGACCTTCCGCAGCATCACCGTGCCGCTGCTGTCACCCGTCCTGCTCTTCCAGACGGTCACCGGGATGATCGCCTCGGTGCAGACCATCATGCCGCTGCTGCTGGCCCCCCTCGGTGACACGAGCGGCATCACCACGGTCCCGCAGTCCAACTACCTCTACATGATGCACGTGTTCGCGCAGTACTTCGCGCTCGGCCGCTACGGCTACGCCTCCGCACTGCTGTGGGTGCTCTTCGTCCTGATCCTCGTCACGACCGGACTCGTTTTTAAGTTCACGTCCGGCGTGGTGTTCTACAACGTCGACCCGGAGGCGAAGAAGTGA
- a CDS encoding glycosyl hydrolase: MPLVVRDPVHAGPTDPTVIRHRATGEWWMYYTQRRAGLDCSGAEWVHGTDIGIAVSADEGRTWGHRGIAEGLEHRPGRMTYWAPEVLADGAGGYHMYVTCLAGVRSSWVGDAQVRHYASADLLRWEFRSVLDLGSDRVIDAAVHPLPGGAGWRMWFKDERDDSHLHTAHSRDLYTWTRTAPAATDQSQEGPTVFRPAGVYWMVTDNWKGLSVYRSADLDTWTREPYQLLAEEPEGHHAMALEQGDAAAVLWYFTADEDDPAGRRSVVRATRLEVQGGRLTCAPETPVAPLAAGLTPAWRGGTAG, translated from the coding sequence ATGCCACTCGTCGTGCGCGATCCGGTGCATGCCGGTCCCACCGATCCGACCGTGATCCGCCACCGCGCGACCGGCGAGTGGTGGATGTACTACACCCAGCGCCGAGCCGGCCTGGACTGCTCGGGCGCGGAGTGGGTGCACGGCACGGACATCGGCATCGCCGTCAGCGCGGACGAGGGTCGCACCTGGGGTCATCGCGGCATCGCGGAGGGGCTGGAGCACCGGCCGGGCCGTATGACGTACTGGGCGCCCGAGGTGCTCGCGGACGGTGCCGGCGGCTACCACATGTACGTCACGTGCCTCGCCGGCGTGCGCAGTTCCTGGGTCGGCGACGCGCAGGTGCGGCACTACGCCTCGGCCGACCTGCTGCGCTGGGAGTTCCGCTCGGTGCTCGACCTGGGCAGCGACCGGGTGATCGACGCGGCCGTGCATCCGCTGCCCGGCGGGGCCGGCTGGCGCATGTGGTTCAAGGACGAGCGTGACGACTCCCATCTGCACACCGCGCACTCCCGCGACCTGTACACCTGGACGCGTACCGCTCCGGCCGCCACCGACCAGTCGCAGGAGGGACCGACGGTGTTCCGGCCGGCCGGGGTGTACTGGATGGTGACCGACAACTGGAAGGGCCTGTCGGTCTACCGCTCCGCCGACCTGGACACCTGGACACGGGAGCCGTACCAGCTGCTCGCGGAGGAGCCCGAGGGCCACCACGCCATGGCCTTGGAGCAGGGCGATGCGGCGGCGGTGCTGTGGTACTTCACGGCGGACGAGGACGATCCCGCCGGCCGCCGGTCGGTCGTCCGCGCCACCCGGCTGGAGGTGCAGGGCGGCCGGCTGACCTGCGCCCCGGAGACACCCGTGGCACCGCTGGCCGCGGGCCTCACCCCGGCTTGGCGCGGTGGAACAGCCGGCTGA
- a CDS encoding alginate lyase family protein — MTNPAPSRRGFLGGAAALLLASGTSGLLVPGTAQAADRNGTTPAAPFTHPGLLHSTADLARMKAAVAAQQSPVHDGYLAFAAHARSQSTYTVQNTGQITSWGRGPANYQNQAVADSAAAYQNALMWCVTGDRAHADKARDILNAWSSSLTTVTGADGPLGAGLQAFKFVNAAELLRHSDYDGWADADISRCERSFLDVWYPAISGYMLYANGNWDLTSIQSTLAIGVFCEQRTLFEDALRFAAAGAGNGSVRHRVVTDAGQGQESGRDQGHEQLAVGLMGDAAQVAWNQGVDLWGYAGNRILANAEYAARYNLGGDVPFTPDLDRTGKYIKTSVSAVSRGNLPPIYEMYYAHYAGVRGLDTPNTKAAVFRGTGGTRAVEGSNDDLPGFGTFAYAGTEAPAPTAPTPPAGVTAVGDGTGITVAWLPSAWATTYAVHRATRPEGPYEEIASAVDGTTYTDDAHGARTRYYTVTAANSQGGSAESSPVAACAGLPEPWSTQDLGEVRIPGSAAFDGERFVLEASGTADTYRLVHLPMPGDGSITARIVFPLSSQYSKIGVTLRDTLDPGAAHASMLIQGLPLHTWSGVWSVRPEPGAPISATGSTPVPPTQQQTITETAAFPLSDLGALPESATPLQAPYVEGAGDGYRLRAPYWVRVTRRGRRCTGAISPDGIRWTEVGSTDVELGHTAYAGLVLTSCLGVDQAYAETGTGAFDNVTVGSATTGEIWSVPRPARTTTDLTATTGPDAVELAWTDPDLSARCKVLRATGADGPYETIATGVAPVGFGTRLRYTDATGTPGTTYHYVVTKTNCGGRGPLSQPASAMMPTPSVPQLTSATAAFANRGVFFSHLLRGSHEPVRFTADGLPDGLRLDQRTGLISGTPTRTGEFTVTTGAGNAAGTGTGTLTLTVGTPPPAPWTYGDLGDPVLDDRAFGTLGVVAIRTPGSTSHADGTFTVRGAGTDLNVNNQAMTGQFVRQYVTGDCEITARLVSRTGAGADRVGLLMAKSLSPFDQAAGAIVSGGTTAQLMLRTTVAGKSAFTGNGTAVLPGLLRLRRSGTTFTAALSTDDGATWTTLATGEIPGFGDAPYHVGLVVCSRDPLARCTTEFDEVTITTN, encoded by the coding sequence ATGACGAACCCCGCACCGAGCCGCCGGGGCTTCCTCGGCGGCGCGGCCGCCCTGCTGCTGGCGTCCGGCACGAGCGGCCTCCTCGTCCCCGGCACCGCCCAGGCCGCCGACCGGAACGGCACCACCCCGGCCGCGCCCTTCACCCACCCCGGACTGCTGCACAGCACCGCCGACCTCGCCCGCATGAAGGCAGCGGTCGCCGCGCAGCAATCCCCCGTCCACGACGGCTACCTGGCGTTCGCCGCCCACGCCCGCTCGCAGTCCACGTACACCGTCCAGAACACCGGTCAGATCACCTCCTGGGGCCGCGGACCCGCCAACTACCAGAACCAGGCCGTCGCCGACTCGGCCGCCGCCTACCAGAACGCCCTGATGTGGTGCGTCACCGGCGACCGCGCCCACGCCGACAAGGCCCGCGACATCCTGAACGCCTGGTCGTCGTCCCTGACGACGGTCACCGGCGCCGACGGCCCGCTCGGCGCGGGACTGCAGGCCTTCAAGTTCGTCAACGCCGCCGAACTGCTACGGCACAGCGACTACGACGGATGGGCCGACGCCGACATCAGCCGCTGCGAACGGTCCTTCCTGGACGTCTGGTATCCGGCGATCTCCGGCTACATGCTCTACGCCAACGGCAACTGGGACCTGACGTCCATTCAATCCACCTTGGCCATCGGCGTGTTCTGCGAGCAGCGCACGCTCTTCGAGGACGCGCTGCGCTTCGCCGCAGCCGGCGCCGGCAACGGCAGCGTCCGCCACCGCGTCGTCACCGACGCCGGCCAGGGCCAGGAGTCCGGCCGCGACCAGGGCCACGAGCAACTGGCGGTCGGCCTCATGGGCGACGCCGCCCAGGTCGCCTGGAACCAGGGCGTCGACCTGTGGGGATACGCCGGAAACCGCATTCTCGCCAACGCCGAGTACGCGGCCCGGTACAACCTCGGCGGCGACGTCCCCTTCACCCCCGACCTCGACCGCACCGGCAAGTACATCAAGACGTCCGTGTCCGCCGTCTCCCGAGGCAACCTCCCACCGATCTACGAGATGTACTACGCCCACTACGCCGGCGTCCGCGGCCTCGACACCCCGAACACCAAGGCGGCCGTCTTCCGCGGCACCGGCGGCACACGCGCCGTCGAGGGCAGCAACGACGACCTGCCCGGCTTCGGCACCTTCGCCTACGCCGGCACCGAGGCCCCGGCGCCGACCGCGCCGACGCCCCCCGCAGGGGTCACGGCGGTGGGCGACGGCACCGGCATCACCGTGGCATGGCTGCCGTCCGCGTGGGCGACGACCTACGCCGTCCACCGGGCCACCCGGCCCGAGGGACCGTACGAGGAGATCGCGTCGGCCGTCGACGGCACGACCTACACCGACGACGCCCACGGCGCCCGCACCCGCTACTACACCGTCACCGCCGCCAACTCCCAGGGCGGCAGCGCCGAATCGAGCCCCGTCGCCGCCTGCGCCGGACTCCCCGAACCCTGGTCCACCCAGGACCTCGGCGAGGTGCGGATCCCCGGCTCCGCCGCCTTCGACGGCGAACGGTTCGTCCTGGAGGCCTCCGGCACCGCCGACACCTACCGCCTCGTCCACCTCCCGATGCCGGGCGACGGGTCGATCACCGCGAGGATCGTGTTCCCGCTCAGCTCGCAGTACTCCAAGATCGGCGTGACTCTCCGCGACACCCTCGACCCGGGCGCCGCACACGCCTCGATGCTGATCCAGGGGCTGCCCCTGCACACCTGGAGCGGCGTGTGGAGCGTACGCCCCGAACCGGGCGCCCCGATCTCGGCGACCGGCAGCACCCCCGTACCGCCCACCCAGCAGCAGACGATCACCGAGACCGCCGCCTTCCCCCTCTCCGACCTCGGCGCCCTCCCCGAATCGGCCACCCCGCTCCAGGCGCCCTACGTCGAAGGCGCCGGCGACGGCTACCGGCTGCGCGCACCGTACTGGGTACGGGTCACCCGCAGGGGCCGCCGCTGCACCGGCGCCATCTCCCCGGACGGCATCCGCTGGACCGAAGTCGGCTCCACCGACGTCGAGTTGGGCCACACCGCATACGCGGGCCTCGTCCTCACCTCCTGCCTCGGCGTCGACCAGGCCTACGCCGAGACCGGCACCGGCGCCTTCGACAACGTCACCGTCGGCTCCGCGACCACGGGCGAGATCTGGTCCGTACCACGCCCCGCCCGCACCACCACCGACCTGACCGCGACCACCGGCCCCGACGCCGTGGAGCTGGCCTGGACCGACCCGGACCTCTCCGCCCGCTGCAAGGTGCTGCGCGCCACCGGCGCCGACGGCCCGTACGAGACCATCGCGACCGGTGTCGCACCCGTCGGCTTCGGCACCCGCCTGCGGTACACCGACGCCACCGGCACACCCGGGACGACGTACCACTACGTCGTCACGAAGACGAACTGCGGCGGCCGCGGACCCCTGTCACAGCCCGCCTCCGCCATGATGCCCACCCCTTCCGTACCCCAACTCACCTCAGCCACCGCCGCGTTCGCCAACAGAGGCGTCTTCTTCAGCCACCTCCTGCGCGGCTCCCACGAGCCCGTCCGCTTCACCGCCGACGGACTGCCCGACGGACTCCGCCTGGACCAGCGCACCGGCCTGATCTCCGGAACCCCCACCCGGACCGGCGAGTTCACGGTCACGACCGGCGCCGGCAACGCGGCGGGCACCGGCACCGGCACCCTGACCCTCACCGTCGGCACACCACCACCCGCCCCCTGGACGTACGGCGACCTCGGCGACCCCGTGCTCGACGACCGCGCCTTCGGGACCCTCGGCGTGGTCGCCATCCGCACCCCGGGCAGCACCTCCCACGCCGACGGCACCTTCACCGTCCGCGGCGCCGGCACCGACCTGAACGTCAACAACCAGGCGATGACAGGTCAGTTCGTACGGCAGTACGTCACCGGCGACTGCGAGATCACCGCCCGGCTCGTCTCCCGCACGGGCGCGGGCGCCGACCGGGTCGGCCTGCTCATGGCCAAGTCGCTGTCCCCCTTCGACCAGGCCGCCGGTGCCATCGTCTCCGGCGGCACCACCGCACAGCTCATGCTGCGCACCACCGTCGCCGGAAAGTCCGCCTTCACCGGCAACGGCACCGCCGTCCTCCCCGGCCTGCTGCGCCTGAGGCGCAGCGGAACCACCTTCACCGCCGCCCTCTCCACCGATGACGGCGCCACCTGGACCACCCTCGCCACCGGCGAGATCCCCGGCTTCGGTGACGCCCCCTATCACGTGGGCCTCGTGGTCTGCTCCCGCGACCCGCTGGCCCGCTGCACCACCGAGTTCGACGAGGTGACCATCACCACCAACTGA
- a CDS encoding alginate lyase family protein: protein MSRTSPHRSIPTGELSRRGLLKTAGGLTAAVALGAASATTTANAAPATFTHPGMLHNAGDINRAKVRVAAGDDPWLSGWNRLTANSHSQSTWTPNPQATVYRGSGYPENYGILYNDIAAAYQNALRWVVGGTSANADCAVRILNAWANTLTSIQGTADRFLAAGIYGWEFCQAAELMRGYAGFDLTAFQQMMLNVFYPMNNDFLTHHNGACITNYWANWDLCNMASVLAIGILTDDAATYDQAVTYFKTGAGNGSIQHAVPFLYPNVEGYDLGQWQESGRDQGHTVMGMGQMGAICEMAWNQGDDLYSYDSRRFFKAAQYVAKYNLGNDVPFTTYTWGSGTNCAQNSQSVISSASRGQIRPVWAMLHFHYNRRLYLDDKYISAMYYNLVAPEGGGGDYGSTSGGYDQLGFGTLMYAK, encoded by the coding sequence ATGAGCCGCACATCCCCCCACCGCTCCATCCCCACCGGTGAGTTGAGCCGTCGCGGTCTGCTGAAGACCGCCGGCGGCCTCACCGCGGCCGTCGCACTGGGTGCCGCGTCCGCCACCACCACGGCGAACGCGGCCCCCGCGACCTTCACCCACCCCGGCATGCTGCACAACGCCGGAGACATCAACCGCGCCAAGGTCAGGGTCGCCGCGGGCGACGACCCCTGGCTGTCCGGCTGGAACCGGCTGACCGCCAACTCCCACTCCCAGTCCACCTGGACACCCAACCCGCAGGCCACCGTCTACCGAGGCTCGGGCTACCCCGAGAACTACGGCATCCTCTACAACGACATCGCCGCCGCCTACCAGAACGCCCTGCGCTGGGTCGTCGGCGGCACCAGCGCCAACGCGGACTGCGCCGTCCGCATCCTCAACGCCTGGGCGAACACCCTGACCTCCATCCAGGGCACCGCCGACCGCTTCCTCGCCGCCGGCATCTACGGCTGGGAGTTCTGCCAGGCCGCCGAACTCATGCGCGGCTACGCCGGGTTCGACCTGACGGCGTTCCAGCAGATGATGCTGAACGTCTTCTACCCGATGAACAACGACTTCCTGACCCACCACAACGGCGCCTGCATCACCAACTACTGGGCGAACTGGGACCTGTGCAACATGGCCTCCGTCCTGGCCATCGGGATCCTCACCGACGACGCCGCCACGTACGACCAGGCCGTCACCTACTTCAAGACCGGTGCCGGAAACGGCTCCATCCAGCACGCGGTCCCGTTCCTCTACCCGAACGTCGAGGGCTACGACCTCGGCCAGTGGCAGGAGTCCGGCCGCGACCAGGGCCACACCGTCATGGGCATGGGCCAGATGGGCGCCATCTGCGAAATGGCCTGGAACCAGGGCGACGACCTCTACTCCTACGACAGCCGGAGGTTCTTCAAAGCCGCCCAGTACGTCGCCAAGTACAACCTGGGCAACGACGTCCCGTTCACCACCTACACCTGGGGCAGCGGCACGAACTGCGCCCAGAACTCGCAGTCCGTGATCTCCTCCGCCTCCCGCGGCCAGATCCGCCCGGTCTGGGCCATGCTCCACTTCCACTACAACCGCCGTCTGTACCTCGACGACAAGTACATCTCCGCCATGTACTACAACCTCGTCGCCCCCGAGGGCGGCGGCGGCGACTACGGCTCCACCAGCGGCGGCTACGACCAGCTCGGCTTCGGCACCCTGATGTACGCCAAGTGA